A genome region from Apus apus isolate bApuApu2 chromosome 2, bApuApu2.pri.cur, whole genome shotgun sequence includes the following:
- the TYMS gene encoding thymidylate synthase, producing the protein MPAEGEMPRATAAGLESGEPQYLRQVRHILQHGHRKEDRTGTGTISVFGMQARYSLRDQFPLLTTKRVFWKGVLEELLWFVKGSTNAKELSAKGVKIWDANGSREFLDKQGFSTREEGDLGPVYGFQWRHFGAEYKDMHTDYSNQGIDQLQKVIETIKTNPDDRRIIMCAWNPKDISLMALPPCHALCQFYVLNGELSCQLYQRSGDMGLGVPFNIASYSLLTYMIAHVTGLKPAEFIHTLGDAHIYLNHVEPLKVQLQREPRPFPKLTILRKVEDITDFKAEDFQIEDYNPHPPIKMEMAV; encoded by the exons ATGCCTGCCGAGGGGGAGATGCCGAGGGCCACAGCCGCCGGCCTGGAGTCCGGCGAGCCGCAGTACCTGCGGCAGGTCCGGCACATCCTGCAGCACGGCCACCGAAAGGAGGATcgcaccggcaccggcaccatCTCCGTCTTCGGCATGCAGGCGCGCTACAGCCTGAGAG atCAGTTTCCCCTGCTAACAACAAAGAGGGTTTTCTGGAAAGGAGtactggaggagctgctgtggttcGTCAAG GGTTCTACAAATGCCAAAGAACTCTCTGCTAAGGGTGTGAAGATTTGGGATGCTAATGGATCACGTGAATTCCTGGATAAGCAGGGTTTTAGCACCAGAGAGGAGGGGGACTTGGGACCAGTTTATGGATTCCAGTGGAGGCACTTTGGAGCAGAATACAAAGATATGCATACAG attactCCAACCAAGGAATTGATCAGTTGCAAAAAGTGATTGAAACCATCAAAACCAATCCAGATGACAGGAGAATCATTATGTGTGCTTGGAATCCCAAAG ATATTTCTCTGATGGCTTTGCCACCATGCCATGCCCTTTGCCAGTTCTATGTTCTAAATGGTGAATTGTCTTGCCAACTCTATCAGAGGTCTGGAGATATGGGACTAGGAGTGCCATTCAATATTGCCAGCTATTCGCTGCTCACATACATGATTGCCCATGTCACAGGGCTAAAG ccTGCAGAGTTCATACATACATTAGGAGATGCTCACATATATCTGAATCATGTGGAACCACTGAAAGTTCAA ctgcagagggaGCCAAGACCTTTCCCCAAGCTCACAATTCTTCGTAAGGTTGAAGACATCACTGACTTTAAGGCAGAAGACTTTCAAATTGAAGATTATAATCCTCACCCACCTATTAAAATGGAGATGGCTGTTTAA
- the CLUL1 gene encoding clusterin-like protein 1, producing MKSSWFFMIYMLWLNGHQCAPTKQEEMSPRENLKLLSEVGEKYVDEEVKKALIGIKQMKIMMERNEDKHVDLMKTLKKSSEEKQQALRLMDEVKERLEEEEKQCQASLKNSWDECESCLESTCMRYYTTCKHGLSRFRGKVEDFLRKIPPLIFTFHEDQGKDIQFNAKPEKVDTQLVKMEDLFSQLLTDMGSIFERSFIFFKQMQEEFDQSFQTYFMSDLDLSESTSMPSLPEDTTGNNGLQKGWGIPGFIQIVFDFSKTVFEGVSEVITDALDEYRAKRRDVPGEAKDADRSGMFTKIVSGRQRPLCGELRENSSGCPQFHERCQKCQDNLLHDCPNVPELHIKMDEAVKLVNLSGEQYEQILQVVQRHTEDTSYLLNKMKERFGWVSELSNMTIGPENIFNIVKVAPGDPSGKSETVVDVNVLTSPTFTIKVPPNLDTKSAEFIEYIAGEALQLYKRNF from the exons ATGAAGTCCTCTTGGTTTTTTATGATATACATGCTATGGCTGAATGGTCATCAGTGTGCACCAACCAAGCAGGAGGAAATGAGTCCCCGGGAAAACCTGAAGC tATTATCTGAAGTTGGAGAGAAGTATGTAGATGAAGAAGTAAAGAAAGCTTTGATTGGTATTAAGCAGATGAAAATTATGATGGAAAGAAATGAAGATAAGCATGTTGATCTGATGAAAACCTTAAAGAAGagcagtgaagaaaaacag caAGCCCTGCGACTTATGGATGAAGTAAAGGAAAGattagaagaagaagaaaaacaatgtcaAGCATCCTTGAAAAATTCATGGGATGAATGTGAATCTTGTTTAGAAAGTACCTGTATGAGATATTACACAACTTGCAAACATGGTTTGTCAAGATTTAGAGGAAAG GTTGAAgattttttgaggaaaatacCTCCACTCATTTTTACCTTTCATGAGGATCAAGGAAAGGACATACAGTTTAATGCAAAGCCTGAGAAAGTGGATACCCAGCTAGTAAAAATGGAAGACTTATTTAGCCAACTACTAACAGATATGGGCTCAATATTTGAGagaagcttcatttttttcaagcagatgCAAGAAGAATTTGACCAGTCTTTTCAGACATATTTCATGTCTGATCTGGACTTGAGTGAGTCCACGAGCATGCCATCTTTACCTGAGGACACCACCGGAAACAATGGCTTACAGAAAGGCTGGGGTATACCTGGCTTCATACAGATAGTTTTTGATTTCAGTAAGACAGTGTTTGAAGGTGTCAGCGAGGTGATTACTGATGCATTGGATGAATACAGAGCTAAGAGGAGAGATGTGCCAGGAGAAGCCAAAG ATGCTGACAGAAGTGGCATGTTCACAAAAATTGTGTCAGGGCGCCAGAGGCCTCTGTGCGGGGAGCTTCGGGAGAACTCCTCTGGATGCCCACAGTTTCATGAGAGATGTCAGAAATGTCAAGACAACCTTCTGCATG ATTGTCCAAATGTTCCTGAACTGCACATCAAGATGGATGAAGCTGTTAAGCTGGTTAACCTCTCAGGGGAGCAGTATGAGCAGATTCTCCAGGTAGTTCAGCGTCACACAGAAGACACCTCCTACTTGttgaacaaaatgaaagaaagatttGGGTGGGTGTCTGAATTATCCAATATGACCATCGgaccagaaaacattttcaatataGTTAAG GTGGCACCTGGTGATCCCTCTGGTAAAAGCGAAACAGTGGTAGATGTGAATGTTCTGACTTCACCTACTTTTACCATTAAAGTTCCTCCCAACTTAGACACAAAGAGTGCTGAATTCATTGAATACATAGCTGGGGAAGCACTGCAACTATATAAGCGGAATTTTTAA